From Vitis vinifera cultivar Pinot Noir 40024 chromosome 5, ASM3070453v1, the proteins below share one genomic window:
- the LOC100266931 gene encoding uncharacterized protein LOC100266931, giving the protein MAVSEEEGVTLEVLRKKMADFARERDWEKFHSPRNLLLALVGEVGELSEIFQWKGEVPKGLPDWKEEEKLHLGEELSDVLLYLVRLSDICGVDLGKAALRKLELNAKKYPVKLCKGSSKKHTQINSKSNSVTDKNGSIRKNSNSSGSSEC; this is encoded by the exons ATGGCGGTTTCAGAAGAAGAAGGCGTGACCCTCGAAGTTCTGAGGAAGAAAATGGCGGACTTCGCTCGAGAAAGGGACTGGGAGAAGTTCCACAGCCCCAGAAATCTTCTTCTGGCTCTG GTTGGAGAAGTAGGGGAGTTGTCTGAGATATTTCAGTGGAAAGGAGAGGTCCCCAAAGGCCTGCCGGAttggaaagaagaagagaagctTCATTTGGGTGAAGAGCTCTCAGATGTGTTGCTGTACCTTGTGAGGCTGTCTGACATATGTGGTGTTGATCTGGGAAAAGCTGCCCTGAGGAAGCTGGAGCTCAATGCCAAGAAATACCCAGTCAAGCTCTGCAAGGGCTCTTCCAAAAAGCACACCCAAATCAACTCAAAATCAAACTCAGTCACCGACAAGAATGGTAGTATTCGAAAGAACAGCAACAGTAGTGGCAGCAGCGAGTGCTAA